In one Myxococcus xanthus genomic region, the following are encoded:
- a CDS encoding DUF2378 family protein, with the protein MERRGFDDKTATEPRKPPPLPVQVPRRNFEGLFVHALKPTGSFAQSLRDIGYDMEASQEYYPLVVWRAALGVARRYACVGQPPEAANRVLGHRYVEGFAQTLVGRIFATAAPLLGTERCLTRLPTYLRAGREDMKMLLEPVQAGEWRIRVVDPDPLPDFVAGVVEGVLLRTKVLPQVEVLERQTAGYALRVRWTGA; encoded by the coding sequence ATGGAACGGCGGGGCTTTGACGACAAGACGGCCACCGAGCCGCGGAAGCCCCCACCGTTGCCGGTGCAGGTGCCTCGGCGGAACTTCGAAGGGCTCTTCGTCCATGCGTTGAAGCCCACGGGGTCCTTCGCCCAGTCCTTGCGAGACATTGGCTACGACATGGAGGCGTCGCAGGAGTACTACCCGCTGGTGGTGTGGCGGGCGGCGCTGGGGGTGGCCCGTCGCTATGCCTGCGTGGGGCAGCCGCCCGAGGCGGCCAACCGCGTCCTGGGGCACCGCTATGTGGAGGGGTTCGCCCAGACACTGGTGGGTCGCATCTTCGCCACCGCCGCGCCCCTGTTGGGGACGGAAAGGTGTCTGACGCGACTGCCCACGTATCTGCGGGCGGGGCGCGAGGACATGAAGATGCTGCTGGAGCCGGTGCAGGCGGGGGAATGGCGCATCCGCGTCGTGGACCCGGACCCGCTGCCGGACTTCGTCGCCGGCGTGGTGGAAGGCGTCCTGCTGCGCACCAAGGTGTTGCCCCAGGTGGAGGTGCTGGAGCGGCAGACCGCGGGGTACGCCCTGCGGGTGCGCTGGACGGGCGCCTGA
- the uvrA gene encoding excinuclease ABC subunit UvrA → MHKTHLVGARTHNLKDLSVDLSEGEFVCVTGVSGAGKSSLALDTLYAEGQRRFVESFSPYARQFLERLERPPMDALEPVAAGVAVDRRAPVKSSRSTVATLADVEPYLSALFTREAVPVCGTCGVEAVRTDARVAAAAAIREHTDAQAILTFPLRIPDTAAFLDARARLLKDGYHRLMVQGEVKELESLRPAEATDPAGIARVVVDRVKLTNAQLSRVTQALEDAWNRADGEAHLFVPGQSVPQRLRRGLVCPKCAREFEAARPGLFSYQSPVGACAACRGFGRTIGIDWGKVIPNPELSLSEGAIRPWSGQSTTWERGMLQRWCKARGIPWDKPWGLLTPEQRESVLEGEGDYDEGRAYPGVRAWFRWMEGRTYKMHVRVLLARYRAYTLCESCGGGRLNAQARAYRVGGLDLPSWHHLELTDALARLDALRTITGQGELARRELAGRLRYLQRVGLGYLTLDRPARTLSGGEAQRVSLTAALGTSLTGALFVLDEPTVGLHPGDVPPLTEAIAELAERGNIALVIEHDPLVIRSAHRVLELGPGAGKQGGRLVFDGTPEALAKKQDLPTGRLLAGVDEVPRTPRTRTGALVIRGAREHNLKDLTVEVPLGVLCAVTGPSGSGKSTLMDEVLYRHLARRLGVKDVEAPGAVDAVEGMEAVKAITLVDQSPLGRTSRGNAATYTKAWDRLRERFASEPDAEVRGLTAAHFSFNVDKGRCEACSGEGYETVEMQFLADVALLCAVCRGRRFKEEVLAVRHQGFSVAQVLEMTVDEVLQHFGGDTALKRTLGPVARLGLGYLPLGQPLSTLSGGEAQRLKLARALANEAQGTLFLIDEPSAGLHAEDVRHVITALNALVDFGASVLVVDHDVAVMKASDWVIDLGPVGGRDGGRLVAEGTPEDVARGKGATAQALRGERKPLGRAVKLRKPGKGEVPAIEVEHAREHNLHDVSCRIPLGKMTVVTGPSGSGKSSLVFDVVFAEGQRRFLETLSPYARQFLPSMPRPDVERISSLPPSVALEQRTSRAGATSTVATVTEVAHYLRLLFAKLGEPHCPDDDSPITSLAPDVLFAQLTAMKGEGTLLAPAVRSRKGTYLDIFAAAARAGISRAIVDGKLASTDDPPRLAKTREHDIDLVMYEGKLSKLERDVFEKALGWGQGAVKVDAGKGETLLSTERTCPKCGTAVPELDPRWFSFNTKQGRCESCEGTGIQGGAEAMAEGEVAPCRTCGGSRLAPVPRGVRLEGARYHEVVQQSVASTLTRVRGWKFKGDRALLGEPSRQELLRRMEFLERVGLGYLSLDRNAATLSGGEMQRLRLSAQLGAGLTGAMYVLDEPTIGLHPRDTHRLLDNLRALVATGSTVLVVEHDSDTIRAADHLLDLGPTGGRGGGHILAEGPPDVVLESDSPTARALKESQVRPPSGRGEAKQWIELKGARANNLKRVDLRLPVGRLNVVSGVSGSGKSTLIRQVLYPALREKLDRVTAKPGPFTSLHGAEAVKRVLSVDQSPIGRTPRSVPATFLGIWDELRRVFAATPEAKIKGFTPTRFSFNSASGGRCTACDGQGAISHEMSFLPDVVTPCEACNGARFDAATLEVRYHGLTIGDVLRLSADEAKDVFKALPRVAAPLECLADLGVGYLQLGQGSNTLSGGEAQRLKLAAELTASARHEPTLYVLDEPTTGLHLGDVEKLITFMGRLVDRGDTLVVIEHHPSVIGAADHVVELGPDGGEAGGHIVAEGTPREVAKQKTPTGRVLKSLFSDEDTRSRAAARRA, encoded by the coding sequence ATGCACAAGACTCACCTCGTTGGCGCGCGCACGCACAACCTGAAGGACCTGTCGGTCGACCTCTCGGAAGGGGAGTTCGTCTGTGTCACTGGCGTCTCTGGCGCCGGTAAGTCGAGCCTGGCGCTCGACACCCTGTATGCCGAGGGGCAGCGGCGCTTCGTGGAGAGCTTCAGCCCGTACGCCCGGCAGTTCCTCGAGCGGCTGGAGCGGCCGCCCATGGACGCCCTGGAGCCCGTGGCCGCGGGCGTGGCCGTGGACCGGCGCGCGCCCGTGAAGAGCTCGCGCTCCACGGTGGCCACGCTGGCGGACGTGGAGCCGTACCTGTCCGCGCTCTTCACCCGTGAAGCCGTGCCCGTCTGCGGCACCTGCGGCGTGGAGGCGGTGCGGACGGACGCGCGCGTGGCAGCGGCCGCGGCCATTCGCGAGCACACGGACGCGCAGGCCATCCTCACCTTCCCGCTGCGCATCCCCGACACGGCGGCCTTCCTGGACGCGCGGGCCCGGCTGCTGAAGGACGGCTACCACCGGCTGATGGTGCAGGGCGAGGTGAAGGAGCTGGAGTCGCTCCGTCCCGCCGAGGCGACCGACCCGGCTGGAATCGCGCGCGTGGTGGTGGACCGGGTGAAGCTGACGAACGCGCAGTTGTCGCGCGTGACGCAGGCCCTGGAGGACGCGTGGAACCGCGCGGACGGCGAGGCGCACCTCTTCGTCCCTGGGCAGAGCGTGCCCCAGCGGCTGCGGCGCGGGCTGGTGTGCCCCAAGTGCGCGCGGGAGTTCGAGGCCGCGCGGCCCGGCCTCTTCAGCTACCAGTCGCCGGTGGGTGCGTGCGCCGCGTGCCGTGGGTTCGGCCGCACCATTGGCATCGACTGGGGCAAGGTGATTCCCAACCCCGAGCTGAGCCTGTCGGAGGGGGCCATCCGTCCCTGGTCCGGCCAGTCCACCACGTGGGAGCGCGGCATGCTCCAGCGCTGGTGCAAGGCGCGGGGGATTCCGTGGGACAAGCCCTGGGGCCTGCTGACGCCCGAGCAGCGCGAGTCGGTGCTGGAGGGCGAGGGCGACTACGACGAGGGCCGCGCCTACCCGGGCGTGCGCGCGTGGTTCCGGTGGATGGAGGGCCGCACGTACAAGATGCACGTGCGCGTGCTGCTGGCGCGCTATCGCGCCTACACGTTGTGCGAGAGCTGTGGTGGCGGACGCCTCAACGCCCAGGCGCGTGCGTACCGAGTGGGCGGGCTGGATTTGCCGTCGTGGCACCACCTGGAGCTGACGGATGCGCTGGCGCGGCTGGACGCGCTGCGCACCATCACGGGACAGGGTGAGCTGGCGCGGCGCGAACTGGCCGGCCGCCTGCGCTACCTCCAGCGGGTGGGTCTGGGCTACCTCACGCTGGACCGCCCCGCGCGCACGCTGTCGGGCGGCGAGGCGCAGCGCGTGTCCCTGACGGCCGCGCTGGGCACGTCCCTCACCGGCGCGCTCTTCGTGCTGGATGAGCCCACCGTGGGCCTGCACCCGGGCGACGTGCCGCCGCTGACGGAGGCCATCGCGGAGCTGGCGGAGCGGGGCAACATCGCGCTGGTCATCGAGCATGATCCGCTGGTCATCCGCTCGGCGCACCGCGTGCTGGAGCTGGGGCCCGGGGCCGGGAAGCAGGGCGGGCGGCTGGTATTCGATGGCACGCCGGAGGCGCTGGCGAAGAAGCAGGACCTGCCCACGGGGCGGCTGCTGGCCGGCGTGGACGAGGTGCCGCGCACGCCGCGCACGCGCACCGGGGCGTTGGTGATTCGGGGGGCCCGCGAGCACAACCTGAAGGACCTCACGGTGGAGGTGCCCCTGGGCGTGCTGTGCGCGGTGACGGGGCCCAGCGGCTCGGGGAAGAGCACGCTGATGGACGAGGTGCTGTACCGGCACCTGGCGCGGCGGCTGGGCGTGAAGGACGTGGAGGCACCCGGCGCGGTGGACGCGGTGGAGGGCATGGAGGCGGTGAAGGCCATCACCCTGGTGGACCAGTCCCCGCTGGGGCGCACCTCGCGCGGCAACGCGGCCACGTACACCAAGGCGTGGGACCGGCTGCGCGAGCGCTTCGCCTCCGAGCCCGACGCGGAGGTGCGCGGCCTCACGGCGGCGCATTTCTCCTTCAACGTCGACAAGGGCCGCTGCGAGGCTTGCTCGGGCGAGGGCTACGAGACGGTGGAGATGCAGTTCCTCGCCGACGTGGCGCTGCTGTGCGCGGTGTGCCGCGGCCGGCGCTTCAAGGAAGAGGTGCTGGCCGTCCGCCATCAGGGCTTCAGCGTGGCCCAGGTGCTGGAGATGACGGTGGACGAGGTGCTCCAGCACTTCGGCGGCGACACGGCGCTGAAGCGCACGCTGGGGCCGGTGGCGCGGCTGGGGCTGGGCTACTTGCCGCTGGGTCAGCCGTTGTCCACGCTGTCCGGGGGCGAAGCGCAGCGTTTGAAGCTGGCGCGGGCGCTGGCAAATGAGGCGCAGGGGACGCTGTTCCTCATCGACGAGCCCAGCGCTGGCTTGCACGCGGAGGACGTGCGCCACGTCATCACCGCGCTGAATGCGCTCGTGGACTTCGGCGCGAGCGTGCTGGTGGTGGACCACGACGTGGCGGTGATGAAGGCCTCGGACTGGGTCATCGACCTGGGCCCCGTGGGCGGCCGTGACGGTGGCCGGCTGGTGGCGGAAGGGACGCCGGAGGACGTGGCTCGCGGCAAGGGCGCCACCGCCCAGGCACTGCGGGGCGAGCGCAAGCCGCTGGGCCGCGCGGTGAAGTTGCGCAAGCCGGGCAAGGGTGAGGTCCCCGCCATCGAGGTGGAGCACGCGCGCGAGCACAACCTCCACGACGTGTCGTGCCGCATCCCGCTGGGGAAGATGACCGTCGTCACCGGGCCGAGCGGCTCGGGCAAGAGCTCGCTCGTCTTCGACGTGGTGTTCGCGGAAGGCCAGCGCCGCTTCCTGGAGACGCTGAGCCCTTACGCGCGGCAGTTCCTGCCCTCCATGCCGCGTCCGGATGTGGAGCGCATCAGCTCGCTGCCGCCGTCGGTGGCGCTGGAGCAGCGCACCTCGCGAGCGGGAGCCACCAGCACCGTGGCCACCGTCACCGAGGTGGCCCACTACCTGCGCCTGCTGTTCGCCAAGCTGGGCGAGCCGCACTGCCCGGATGACGACTCGCCCATCACCTCCCTGGCGCCGGACGTGCTCTTCGCGCAGCTCACGGCGATGAAGGGCGAAGGCACGTTGCTGGCGCCCGCGGTGCGCTCGCGCAAGGGCACCTACCTGGACATCTTCGCGGCGGCGGCGCGCGCGGGAATCTCGCGGGCCATCGTCGACGGGAAGCTCGCGTCCACGGATGACCCGCCGCGCCTGGCGAAGACACGTGAGCACGACATCGACCTCGTCATGTACGAGGGCAAGCTGTCGAAGCTGGAGCGCGACGTCTTCGAGAAGGCGCTGGGCTGGGGCCAGGGCGCGGTGAAGGTGGACGCCGGCAAGGGCGAGACGCTGCTGTCCACCGAGCGCACCTGTCCCAAGTGCGGCACCGCCGTGCCGGAGCTGGACCCGCGCTGGTTCTCCTTCAACACGAAGCAGGGCCGCTGCGAGTCGTGCGAGGGCACCGGCATCCAGGGCGGCGCCGAGGCGATGGCCGAGGGCGAAGTCGCGCCGTGTCGCACGTGCGGTGGCAGCCGGCTGGCCCCCGTCCCCCGGGGCGTGCGGCTGGAGGGCGCGCGCTACCATGAGGTGGTGCAGCAGTCCGTGGCGTCCACGCTGACGCGGGTGCGCGGTTGGAAGTTCAAGGGGGACCGGGCGCTCCTGGGCGAGCCGTCCCGCCAGGAGCTGCTGCGCCGCATGGAATTCCTGGAGCGCGTGGGCCTGGGCTACCTGTCCCTGGACCGCAACGCGGCCACGCTGTCGGGCGGGGAGATGCAGCGGCTGCGCCTGTCCGCGCAACTGGGCGCGGGCCTCACCGGCGCCATGTACGTGCTGGACGAGCCCACCATCGGCCTGCACCCGCGCGACACGCACCGGCTGCTGGACAACCTGCGCGCCCTGGTGGCCACGGGCTCCACGGTGCTGGTGGTGGAGCATGACTCGGACACCATCCGCGCGGCGGACCATCTGCTGGATTTGGGGCCCACGGGCGGCCGGGGTGGCGGGCACATCCTGGCGGAGGGGCCGCCGGACGTGGTGCTGGAGAGTGATTCGCCCACCGCGCGGGCCTTGAAGGAGTCGCAGGTGCGGCCTCCCTCGGGTCGGGGCGAGGCGAAGCAGTGGATTGAGCTCAAGGGCGCGCGGGCCAACAACCTGAAGCGCGTGGACCTGCGGCTGCCGGTGGGGCGGCTCAACGTGGTGTCCGGCGTGTCGGGCTCCGGGAAGAGCACGCTGATTCGCCAGGTGCTGTACCCGGCGCTGCGCGAGAAGCTGGACCGCGTCACGGCGAAGCCCGGCCCCTTCACCTCGCTGCACGGGGCGGAGGCGGTGAAGCGCGTGCTGTCGGTGGACCAGTCACCCATCGGCCGCACGCCGCGTTCGGTGCCGGCGACGTTCCTGGGCATCTGGGACGAGCTGCGCCGCGTGTTCGCGGCCACGCCCGAGGCGAAAATCAAGGGCTTCACGCCCACGCGCTTCTCCTTCAACTCGGCCAGTGGCGGCCGGTGCACCGCGTGCGACGGGCAGGGCGCCATCTCCCATGAGATGTCCTTCCTCCCGGACGTGGTGACGCCGTGCGAGGCCTGCAACGGCGCGCGCTTCGACGCGGCCACGCTGGAGGTGCGCTACCACGGGCTCACCATTGGCGACGTGCTGCGCCTGTCCGCCGACGAGGCCAAGGATGTCTTCAAGGCGCTGCCCCGCGTGGCCGCGCCGCTGGAGTGTCTGGCCGACCTGGGCGTGGGCTACCTCCAACTCGGCCAGGGTTCCAACACCCTGTCCGGGGGTGAGGCCCAGCGCTTGAAACTGGCGGCCGAGCTGACGGCCTCTGCCCGGCACGAACCCACGCTGTACGTGCTGGACGAGCCCACCACCGGCCTGCACCTGGGCGACGTGGAGAAGCTCATCACCTTCATGGGCCGGCTGGTGGACCGCGGCGACACGTTGGTGGTCATCGAGCACCACCCGTCCGTGATTGGCGCAGCGGACCACGTGGTGGAGCTGGGGCCCGATGGTGGCGAGGCGGGAGGCCACATCGTCGCGGAGGGCACGCCCCGCGAGGTGGCGAAGCAGAAGACGCCTACCGGCCGGGTGCTCAAGTCGCTCTTTTCGGATGAGGACACACGCTCGCGTGCCGCGGCGCGGCGGGCGTGA
- a CDS encoding hybrid sensor histidine kinase/response regulator: MRVLIVTQGGGADLAPVESWLREQGHTVVTVTREAEVPAAWRSGTCALVMVDARTDPSRVPLVRALRSLPGGEESVLLLLGHRGALGGLRPVLEAGADDLLAWPVDEEELALRLELAHRRFVRREGRKGLPFGDDLKETLLAVSPVPTSITTITEGRVVAANEAYFELFGYTREEVIGRTTMELALWQAPLNRSQIVDTLRRHGTVRGVDAQYRTREGELRHTLLFMGLVPYGGTPHIIAFFPDITPLKRAEESLRRSEVSFRTLIGSLPDMVAVFDTDSRVRYANLKVATALGYESANELLGKHFSDIIPKEDFASANARMHEAIRTGRAAHQERRLLKRDGSVLHVESTTFPLPFDGEDSIVAVSHDLTERYQMQARLMLAQRMASVGTLAAGVAHEINNPLAYLTANLAFAREELTGVLPTGTRNMEPRLAEAVASAQAALAEAQQGADRVRSIVRDLKTFSRVDSAESEEVDVRQVLESTLNLATTEIRHRARLVKQLDAVPTVVGNESRLGQVFLNLLVNAAQAIPSGTPERHEIRVVTRLSGNGHVCVEVSDTGAGIAKEHLPRLFDPFFTTKEPGVGTGLGLSICHSLVTALGGEIHATSEPGRGSTFQVLLTPSQRLGTERPPPAPPPAPTEKRGSVLVVDDEPLVCTALGRTLRPHHDVTLFTRAQEALERIEAGERFDVVFCDLMMPGMSGMDFYSALQARHPEQAQRVIFLTGGAVTPQARAFLESVPSPHLEKPFAGRELLSLIQERLAHA; encoded by the coding sequence ATGCGGGTCCTGATTGTCACCCAGGGGGGAGGGGCGGACCTGGCGCCAGTCGAGTCCTGGCTGCGTGAGCAGGGACACACGGTGGTCACCGTGACGCGCGAGGCGGAGGTGCCCGCCGCGTGGCGCAGCGGAACGTGCGCGCTGGTGATGGTGGATGCCCGGACGGACCCCTCCCGCGTCCCGCTGGTGCGCGCACTTCGCAGCCTGCCCGGCGGTGAGGAATCCGTGTTGCTCCTCCTGGGCCACCGGGGCGCGCTGGGCGGACTGCGGCCCGTCCTGGAGGCCGGCGCCGATGATTTGCTCGCGTGGCCCGTGGATGAGGAGGAACTGGCGCTGCGGTTGGAGCTGGCCCACCGCCGCTTCGTCCGGCGCGAGGGCCGCAAGGGCCTGCCCTTCGGAGATGACCTGAAGGAGACGCTGCTGGCCGTCAGCCCCGTGCCCACGTCCATCACCACCATCACCGAGGGGCGCGTGGTGGCGGCCAACGAAGCCTACTTCGAACTCTTCGGCTACACGCGCGAGGAGGTCATCGGGCGCACCACGATGGAGCTGGCGCTGTGGCAGGCGCCCCTGAACCGCTCGCAAATCGTGGACACGCTGCGGCGCCACGGCACGGTGCGCGGCGTGGACGCGCAGTACCGCACCCGCGAGGGCGAGCTGCGGCACACGTTGCTCTTCATGGGCCTGGTGCCCTACGGCGGCACGCCCCACATCATCGCCTTCTTCCCGGACATCACCCCGCTCAAGCGCGCCGAGGAGAGCCTGCGCCGCTCGGAGGTGAGCTTCCGCACCCTCATCGGCAGCCTGCCGGACATGGTGGCCGTCTTCGACACCGACTCGCGCGTGCGCTACGCCAACCTCAAGGTCGCCACGGCCCTGGGCTACGAGAGTGCGAACGAGCTGCTGGGCAAGCACTTCTCCGACATCATCCCCAAGGAGGACTTCGCCAGCGCCAACGCGCGCATGCACGAAGCCATCCGCACCGGCCGCGCGGCGCACCAGGAGCGGCGGCTGCTCAAACGCGACGGCAGCGTGCTGCACGTGGAGTCCACCACCTTTCCCCTGCCCTTCGACGGCGAGGACTCCATCGTTGCCGTCTCCCATGACTTGACGGAGCGCTACCAGATGCAGGCGCGGCTGATGCTCGCGCAGCGCATGGCCTCCGTCGGCACACTGGCCGCGGGCGTGGCACACGAAATCAACAACCCCCTGGCCTACCTCACCGCCAACCTGGCCTTCGCACGCGAGGAGCTCACCGGCGTGCTGCCCACCGGCACCCGGAACATGGAGCCCCGGCTGGCGGAGGCGGTGGCCAGCGCCCAGGCCGCGCTCGCCGAGGCGCAGCAGGGCGCCGACCGGGTGCGCAGCATCGTCCGGGACTTGAAGACGTTCAGCCGGGTGGACTCAGCGGAGAGCGAGGAAGTGGACGTCCGGCAGGTGCTGGAGTCCACGCTGAACCTGGCCACCACGGAGATTCGTCACCGCGCCCGCCTGGTGAAGCAGCTCGACGCGGTCCCCACCGTGGTCGGCAACGAGTCACGGTTGGGACAGGTGTTCCTCAACCTGCTGGTGAACGCCGCCCAGGCCATTCCCTCCGGGACGCCGGAGCGCCATGAAATCCGCGTCGTCACCCGCCTTTCGGGCAACGGCCACGTCTGCGTGGAGGTGTCGGACACGGGCGCCGGTATCGCCAAGGAACACCTGCCGCGCCTGTTCGACCCCTTCTTCACCACCAAGGAGCCCGGGGTGGGCACCGGACTGGGCCTGTCCATCTGCCACAGCCTGGTGACGGCCCTGGGTGGGGAAATCCATGCGACGAGCGAGCCGGGCAGGGGCTCCACCTTCCAGGTGCTCCTGACCCCCTCCCAGCGACTCGGGACCGAGCGCCCACCGCCCGCTCCGCCGCCCGCCCCCACGGAGAAACGGGGCAGCGTGCTGGTGGTGGACGACGAGCCGCTCGTCTGCACGGCCCTGGGGCGTACGCTGCGTCCGCACCACGACGTCACCCTCTTCACCCGGGCCCAGGAGGCCTTGGAGCGCATCGAGGCCGGCGAGCGCTTCGACGTCGTCTTCTGCGACCTGATGATGCCGGGCATGAGTGGGATGGACTTCTACTCCGCCCTCCAGGCCCGCCACCCCGAGCAGGCCCAGCGGGTCATCTTCCTCACCGGCGGCGCGGTGACGCCTCAGGCCCGCGCCTTCCTGGAATCGGTACCAAGCCCCCATCTGGAAAAGCCGTTCGCTGGCAGGGAACTCCTCTCGCTGATCCAGGAACGGCTCGCGCACGCATAG
- a CDS encoding glucan biosynthesis protein, with product MTSLRQKALKLGAPWLCAMAVASSGAAVAAPPAKAQTAATKGTTAFSTETVVERARALAARPYQAPPKSLPKAYTQLNYDQYRDIRFRPERAHWRDAGLPFQVQFFHPGFLFQSPVVMNVVEAGRSQPLRFSQDLFSYGKVVNKASLPRSGVDGFAGLRFHHPLNRPDIFDELAVFQGASYFRSLGQGNLYGLSARGIAIDTAQPSPEEFPEFREFWLERPASGAGQVVVHALMDGPSITGAYRFTITPGSNTVMEVQATLFSRRTIDNLGVAPLTSMYLFGENDRAKFDDFRPEVHDSDGLLVWTKDGEQLWRPLQNPRQVRTSSFRAETPRAFGLLQRDTAFHNYEDLEAHYERRPSAWVEPVGEWGAGAVRLVEIPTPDETHDNIVAFWVPDAPLTPGTPLRVAYRLHWGARSPWESTGGVVTSTRITSAITPGMPVGEGVTPATRRFILDFSRTARAEDGPVEAVITAAKGQVLRSTIQRHEPSGGWRTTFELEPEGTSEPIELRAFLRRGSETLTETWSYLWIP from the coding sequence GTGACGTCGTTGCGGCAGAAAGCGTTGAAGCTGGGTGCGCCGTGGCTGTGTGCCATGGCGGTGGCGTCGAGCGGCGCCGCCGTGGCGGCTCCGCCGGCCAAGGCCCAGACCGCGGCCACGAAGGGCACGACGGCCTTCTCCACGGAGACGGTGGTGGAGCGCGCGCGGGCGCTGGCGGCCCGGCCCTACCAGGCGCCGCCGAAGTCACTGCCGAAGGCGTACACGCAGCTCAACTACGACCAGTACCGCGACATCCGCTTCCGTCCGGAGCGCGCGCACTGGCGAGACGCGGGCCTGCCCTTCCAGGTGCAGTTCTTCCACCCGGGCTTCCTGTTCCAGTCCCCAGTGGTGATGAACGTCGTGGAGGCGGGCCGCTCGCAGCCGCTGCGCTTCTCCCAGGACCTCTTCAGCTACGGCAAGGTCGTCAACAAGGCGTCCCTGCCTCGCAGCGGCGTGGACGGCTTCGCGGGCCTGCGCTTCCACCACCCGCTCAACCGCCCGGACATCTTCGACGAGCTCGCGGTGTTCCAGGGCGCCAGCTACTTCCGCTCGCTGGGCCAGGGCAACCTCTACGGCCTCTCCGCGCGTGGCATCGCCATCGACACCGCGCAGCCGAGCCCCGAGGAGTTCCCGGAGTTTCGAGAGTTCTGGCTGGAGCGCCCGGCCTCCGGCGCGGGCCAGGTGGTGGTTCACGCGCTGATGGACGGCCCGAGCATCACCGGGGCGTACCGCTTCACCATCACCCCGGGCTCGAACACGGTGATGGAGGTGCAGGCCACCCTCTTCTCGCGCCGCACCATCGACAACCTGGGCGTGGCGCCGCTCACCAGCATGTACCTGTTCGGTGAGAACGACCGCGCGAAGTTCGACGACTTCCGGCCGGAGGTCCACGACTCGGACGGCCTCCTCGTCTGGACCAAGGACGGCGAGCAACTGTGGCGCCCGCTGCAGAACCCGCGGCAGGTGCGCACCTCCAGCTTCCGCGCGGAGACTCCGCGCGCCTTCGGTCTGTTGCAGCGCGATACGGCCTTCCACAACTACGAGGACCTGGAGGCCCACTACGAGCGCCGCCCCAGCGCGTGGGTGGAGCCCGTGGGCGAATGGGGCGCGGGCGCGGTGCGGCTGGTGGAGATTCCGACGCCGGACGAGACGCACGACAACATCGTCGCCTTCTGGGTACCGGACGCGCCGCTCACCCCGGGCACGCCGCTGCGCGTGGCCTACCGCCTGCACTGGGGCGCCAGGTCGCCCTGGGAGAGCACCGGCGGCGTCGTCACCTCGACGCGCATCACCTCCGCCATCACCCCGGGCATGCCCGTGGGCGAAGGCGTCACGCCGGCCACGCGCCGATTCATCCTCGACTTCTCTCGCACCGCCCGCGCCGAGGACGGGCCGGTGGAAGCCGTCATCACCGCGGCCAAGGGCCAGGTGCTGCGCTCCACCATCCAGCGCCACGAACCTTCCGGGGGTTGGCGCACCACCTTCGAGCTGGAGCCCGAGGGCACCAGTGAACCCATCGAGCTGCGCGCGTTCCTGCGGCGCGGTTCGGAGACCCTCACCGAGACCTGGAGCTATCTATGGATTCCGTGA